Proteins from a genomic interval of Nocardioidaceae bacterium:
- a CDS encoding response regulator transcription factor, whose protein sequence is MATLLLLTSSLQASAEVLPALSLLPHQVRVMPAEGAALLEAPAADALLVDGRNDLAHARDLCRLIRTTGAEAPVLLILTEGGLSVVQANWATDDVLLSTCGPVELEARLRIAIGRAAEAVEDDGEAHLIRSGEIVVDEVTYTARLGKRVLDLTFKEFELLKYLAQHPGRVFTRAQLLQEVWGYDYYGGTRTVDVHVRRLRAKLGPDHESLIGTVRNVGYRLVLPPRSGEPAEAEVNA, encoded by the coding sequence GTGGCCACACTCCTTCTGCTGACCTCGAGCCTCCAGGCCAGCGCCGAGGTCCTGCCCGCGCTGAGCCTGCTCCCCCACCAGGTGCGGGTGATGCCGGCCGAGGGCGCGGCCCTGCTCGAGGCCCCCGCCGCGGACGCGCTGCTCGTCGACGGCCGCAACGATCTCGCCCACGCCCGCGACCTGTGCCGCCTGATCCGCACGACCGGCGCCGAGGCCCCGGTGCTGCTGATCCTCACCGAGGGCGGTCTCTCGGTCGTGCAGGCCAACTGGGCCACCGACGACGTGCTCCTCTCCACGTGCGGGCCCGTCGAGCTGGAGGCCCGCCTGCGCATCGCGATCGGCCGGGCCGCCGAGGCCGTCGAGGACGACGGCGAGGCCCACCTGATCCGATCCGGGGAGATCGTGGTCGACGAGGTCACCTACACCGCGCGGCTGGGCAAGCGGGTGCTGGACCTGACGTTCAAGGAGTTCGAGCTGCTGAAGTACCTCGCGCAGCACCCCGGCCGCGTCTTCACCCGCGCGCAGCTGCTGCAGGAGGTCTGGGGCTACGACTACTACGGCGGCACCCGCACCGTCGACGTGCACGTACGCCGGCTCCGCGCGAAGCTCGGCCCCGACCACGAGTCCCTCATCGGGACGGTCCGCAACGTCGGCTACCGGCTGGTGCTGCCGCCGCGCTCGGGCGAGCCGGCCGAGGCCGAGGTCAACGCGTGA
- a CDS encoding MoaD/ThiS family protein, whose product MSSAKISTGPGEGDVTGPDAGAGVVLVRYWAAARAARGVAEERVEVPAEGVTISELLAGVTERGTPRLAAVVAICSVLLDETAVHGPDVRVALARPGSVVDLLPPFAGG is encoded by the coding sequence ATGAGCTCGGCGAAGATCAGCACGGGGCCCGGCGAGGGCGACGTCACAGGCCCGGACGCCGGTGCGGGCGTCGTGCTGGTGCGCTACTGGGCGGCGGCCCGCGCGGCGCGCGGCGTCGCGGAGGAGCGCGTCGAGGTGCCGGCCGAGGGGGTCACGATCAGCGAGCTGCTGGCAGGGGTGACCGAGCGGGGTACGCCACGGCTCGCGGCGGTCGTCGCGATCTGCTCGGTGCTGCTCGACGAGACGGCCGTGCACGGCCCGGACGTACGTGTCGCGCTGGCCCGCCCCGGCTCGGTCGTCGACCTGCTCCCACCCTTCGCAGGCGGCTGA